In Reichenbachiella agarivorans, one genomic interval encodes:
- a CDS encoding tetratricopeptide repeat protein: MNKIHLTSPLQSLFLILVLVLLANLSVQGQDLDQDARFRHAKLLYQKNAYVAARLEFSKITAKQYEEEVAYFIASCAVRAGQDDGEYLIQQFVQKYPYNPHAKGAFFDLGNYYFDRGEYAEAIKNYDKSNEEYSTEMFFKKGYALFNLGKKEEALKSFAKLEGSYTEYEKDGAYFQGYILYHQGKVKESFKYLQTGFESKQFGIPSFELYVSALYSDKKYKQLITLVDSQDKSVTSQNILNYYADAHYALGEYRKAADDYAKLFDKYSRARNEKNYFKSGYSNYKLGNKDTAEDQLKRSAVADDTVGAYASYYLGVLYHKDQNYQFSVTSFENTTKYDTRLKEDATFQLSKTLMEIPNYDRAVNVLTGYLKDYPNSKYKEQAGDMLGMAYALTDNYDLAMNYIESRKVLTPQMKTTYQRVSFMKGMSLFNDKKFGLAVEVFQKSLIHDMDHEITQNAYYWTGESLSLLGREDESLFYYRSVVKDGTQLYPKSLYSKAYAHFNLGQYQEAKDAFVDFESRYTPDINKNYLSDTYLRLGDCYFALKNYNQGINFYQKAITAGNKKLDDLYFQIGLLNRYLDKNQEAKNYFNKLIKEIPKSPKIDQAQYQIAKIEFEKGDGNKAIDAYRKFIINYPSSSFVPFALLDQAVAFDNKGETASSIRNYKEILERFPRHEVANSALLGLQQKSNQGSFGEFDQYLAMYKAANPQSQALENIEFETAQAQYYSQKYTLAISGFLEFVKSYPKSPLAVSAKYFIADSYFRLDQDQKSLDYFYQIEGNKDFSKYDKVLYRIATLEAKKKEYPKSNNYYHKLRVVSGTARNMIFVETGLMENFFAMKKYDSAVYYGTSLLRNANAGVLVESQANLTIGKAKYLQSKYEDALVYLLPLVSNSPDERGAEAYLYISKIYYAQKKYDTALESLFVLTNNFKNYEYWRGEAYLLMSDIYLETDEVFQAKATLNSLLDNSTQTEIKARAQEKLKKINEVNNENN; the protein is encoded by the coding sequence ATGAACAAAATACACCTGACGTCACCCCTACAAAGTCTTTTCTTGATTTTAGTGCTTGTGCTCTTGGCGAATCTTTCGGTTCAGGGACAAGATTTGGATCAAGATGCTCGATTCAGACATGCCAAATTGCTCTACCAAAAGAATGCTTATGTAGCTGCAAGGCTGGAATTTAGCAAGATCACCGCCAAACAATACGAAGAAGAAGTGGCTTATTTCATTGCTTCGTGTGCCGTACGTGCAGGTCAGGATGATGGAGAATACTTGATCCAACAGTTCGTTCAAAAATACCCTTACAACCCACATGCAAAAGGTGCGTTTTTTGACCTAGGTAACTACTATTTTGATCGGGGAGAATATGCCGAGGCAATCAAAAATTACGACAAGAGCAATGAAGAGTATTCTACAGAAATGTTCTTCAAGAAGGGATATGCTTTATTCAATTTGGGCAAAAAGGAAGAAGCATTGAAGTCATTTGCCAAACTGGAAGGTAGTTATACAGAGTATGAAAAGGATGGAGCGTATTTTCAAGGATATATTCTATACCACCAGGGCAAAGTCAAAGAATCATTCAAATACCTCCAAACGGGTTTTGAGTCCAAACAATTTGGAATCCCGTCCTTCGAACTATACGTCAGCGCTTTGTATTCAGACAAAAAGTACAAACAGCTAATCACACTAGTGGACTCTCAAGACAAAAGTGTGACAAGTCAGAACATCTTGAACTACTATGCTGATGCGCACTATGCACTCGGCGAGTACCGAAAGGCAGCAGATGATTATGCCAAGCTATTTGACAAGTACAGTCGTGCGAGAAATGAGAAGAATTACTTCAAATCAGGATATTCAAACTACAAGTTGGGCAACAAGGATACTGCAGAGGATCAATTAAAAAGGTCTGCAGTGGCAGATGATACAGTAGGTGCCTATGCTTCGTACTATCTGGGCGTTTTGTATCACAAAGATCAGAATTATCAGTTCTCGGTCACATCATTCGAAAATACAACCAAGTACGATACGCGCCTCAAAGAAGACGCGACGTTTCAGTTGTCAAAAACTCTCATGGAGATTCCAAACTATGACCGTGCTGTAAATGTCCTGACTGGCTATCTCAAAGACTATCCCAACAGCAAGTACAAGGAACAGGCAGGTGATATGCTAGGCATGGCATATGCCCTGACGGACAACTATGACTTGGCGATGAACTACATCGAAAGCCGAAAAGTATTGACTCCTCAAATGAAGACTACCTACCAAAGGGTTTCGTTTATGAAGGGAATGTCATTGTTCAATGACAAGAAGTTTGGATTGGCTGTCGAGGTATTTCAAAAGTCACTCATTCATGACATGGATCACGAAATCACCCAAAACGCTTATTACTGGACGGGAGAGAGTTTGTCTTTGTTAGGAAGAGAGGATGAGTCATTATTTTACTACCGTAGTGTGGTCAAGGACGGGACACAATTGTACCCCAAATCTCTATATAGCAAAGCTTACGCGCATTTCAATCTAGGTCAATACCAAGAAGCCAAAGATGCTTTTGTGGATTTTGAATCTAGGTACACTCCAGACATCAACAAGAACTACTTGTCGGACACCTACCTTAGATTGGGAGATTGCTACTTTGCACTCAAAAATTACAATCAGGGGATTAATTTCTACCAAAAGGCGATTACAGCGGGCAATAAGAAACTGGATGACCTGTATTTTCAGATTGGTTTGCTCAACAGATATTTGGATAAGAATCAAGAGGCCAAAAATTACTTCAACAAGTTGATCAAAGAGATTCCTAAATCACCCAAAATCGATCAGGCGCAATATCAAATAGCGAAAATTGAATTTGAAAAAGGTGATGGGAATAAGGCCATAGATGCTTATAGAAAATTCATCATCAACTACCCTAGTAGTTCATTTGTGCCATTTGCACTGCTAGATCAGGCGGTTGCTTTTGACAACAAAGGAGAAACCGCATCATCCATCAGAAACTACAAAGAAATATTGGAACGCTTTCCAAGACATGAAGTGGCTAATAGTGCTCTGCTAGGTCTGCAACAAAAGAGCAATCAAGGTTCTTTTGGTGAGTTTGATCAATATTTGGCGATGTACAAAGCAGCCAACCCTCAAAGTCAGGCATTGGAAAACATCGAATTTGAGACAGCTCAGGCACAGTATTATAGTCAGAAGTACACTTTGGCGATCTCAGGATTTCTGGAGTTTGTGAAGAGTTATCCGAAAAGTCCTTTGGCGGTGAGCGCCAAATATTTCATAGCGGACTCTTATTTTAGATTGGATCAGGATCAAAAATCACTTGATTATTTCTATCAAATAGAGGGAAACAAGGATTTTTCCAAGTATGACAAAGTTTTGTATAGGATTGCGACCTTGGAGGCGAAAAAGAAGGAATATCCAAAGTCAAACAACTATTACCACAAGCTGAGAGTGGTGTCAGGGACTGCTCGTAACATGATTTTTGTGGAGACTGGTTTGATGGAAAACTTCTTTGCGATGAAAAAATATGATTCGGCGGTGTACTATGGCACTTCTTTGTTGAGAAACGCCAACGCTGGAGTTTTGGTAGAGTCACAAGCCAATTTGACCATTGGCAAGGCCAAATATCTACAATCAAAATATGAAGATGCATTGGTGTATTTGCTGCCATTGGTGAGCAATTCTCCAGATGAAAGAGGGGCAGAGGCTTATCTCTACATCAGCAAGATTTATTACGCACAGAAGAAGTACGACACAGCATTGGAGAGTCTCTTTGTCCTCACCAACAATTTTAAAAATTATGAATATTGGCGAGGAGAGGCATATTTACTGATGTCTGATATCTATTTGGAGACAGATGAAGTCTTCCAAGCCAAGGCAACTTTGAACTCTTTGCTGGACAATTCAACACAGACAGAGATCAAGGCGAGAGCACAGGAAAAATTGAAAAAGATCAATGAGGTTAACAATGAAAATAATTGA
- a CDS encoding porin family protein gives MKSNRRIILGAVLVFIAHQGMAQRQQSGDIQDAEIVIEKDRQIELNKEVKLYEFIKWQPKPQQYQTVDPGEFEVFEYDLADEPEVIASTITTVAKKESEYHQYLKAGLGNYWSPLIDLSLVSPGDPNQSVGLNYKHLSFKTGEVDGDNSASALNEISVYGTKVWQRVKTTGVVSYKSDENYLYGYTDGTVVNREDIRKSNKFVSAKVEMEDNNLTDVWNYNLNAGYRGFFDNYDNAENTLDVDGLISNSNKIFLEAQFNLSNYNQATPSARSHLRAKPYYSFEYSGFKIDAGLSVNMQSDKVANLKQFKVFPYLATTYDLTDEYEVFAKLDAGYDFNTLYDFSDKVPYLNPDNTVANTEKTVDITAGVRGDITENWYSSVQVGYQGIRNLPMYVNSAIDQSLIDLTYDKDVTNLFTVGLTTEYEINKKHQVELGFTYYNYSGGDISQAYHLPATDLSVRGEHLFVDKLTFQWQYSLLAGITAYDAINDSDVDLSAISRLDLSVHYQIKERLGAFISSDNTIGKAYSRYLYYPQRGLQIKAGVTFRF, from the coding sequence ATGAAATCTAATAGGAGAATAATACTAGGAGCTGTGCTTGTTTTTATTGCCCATCAAGGAATGGCTCAAAGACAGCAAAGTGGAGATATCCAAGATGCCGAAATTGTCATTGAAAAGGATAGACAGATCGAATTGAACAAAGAAGTGAAACTCTATGAGTTTATCAAATGGCAACCTAAGCCACAGCAGTATCAAACGGTCGATCCAGGTGAGTTTGAGGTGTTTGAATACGATTTGGCTGATGAACCAGAGGTGATTGCCTCTACTATTACGACTGTTGCCAAAAAAGAGTCTGAATATCACCAATACTTAAAGGCTGGTTTGGGTAATTATTGGTCACCTTTGATTGATTTGTCATTGGTGAGTCCAGGTGATCCTAATCAGTCTGTGGGATTGAATTACAAGCATTTGTCATTCAAGACAGGAGAGGTGGATGGAGATAACAGTGCCTCGGCTCTCAATGAAATCAGTGTGTATGGAACCAAAGTATGGCAGAGAGTCAAAACAACTGGCGTGGTGTCTTACAAATCCGATGAAAACTATTTGTATGGATATACCGACGGCACTGTGGTCAACAGAGAAGACATCAGAAAGAGCAACAAATTCGTCAGTGCTAAAGTGGAGATGGAAGACAATAACTTGACTGATGTTTGGAATTACAATTTAAATGCAGGGTATAGAGGCTTTTTTGACAATTATGACAATGCAGAAAATACATTGGATGTGGATGGATTGATCAGCAATTCCAACAAGATTTTCTTAGAGGCTCAGTTCAACTTGTCGAATTATAACCAAGCAACTCCCAGTGCGAGGAGTCATCTCAGAGCCAAACCCTACTATAGCTTTGAATACAGTGGATTCAAAATTGATGCGGGACTTTCTGTCAACATGCAGAGTGACAAGGTTGCCAATTTGAAACAATTTAAAGTGTTTCCTTATTTAGCCACTACTTATGACCTGACGGATGAATATGAGGTGTTTGCTAAGTTGGATGCTGGTTATGATTTCAATACTTTGTATGATTTTTCTGACAAAGTACCTTACTTGAACCCAGACAATACAGTGGCTAATACTGAGAAAACAGTGGATATAACTGCTGGAGTAAGAGGAGATATCACAGAGAATTGGTACTCGTCTGTGCAGGTGGGTTATCAAGGGATTAGAAATTTGCCAATGTATGTCAACTCAGCGATAGACCAGAGTTTGATCGACTTGACGTATGACAAAGACGTGACCAACCTATTTACAGTTGGGTTGACGACCGAGTATGAAATCAATAAAAAGCATCAGGTTGAATTAGGATTTACCTACTACAATTATTCAGGAGGAGATATCAGCCAAGCTTATCACCTGCCAGCTACTGACTTGTCAGTAAGAGGAGAGCATTTGTTCGTGGACAAATTGACTTTCCAATGGCAGTACAGCTTGCTCGCTGGGATCACGGCGTATGATGCGATCAATGATAGTGATGTGGATTTGAGTGCAATTTCGAGACTGGATTTGAGTGTGCACTACCAGATCAAAGAGAGGTTGGGCGCATTCATATCATCAGACAATACCATCGGAAAAGCCTATTCTAGGTATCTCTACTATCCACAGCGCGGATTACAGATCAAAGCAGGTGTCACTTTCAGGTTTTAA
- a CDS encoding type 2 periplasmic-binding domain-containing protein has protein sequence MKVKILCLATFLFAGITCYAQYKDNGINLASICTPPNCIYSALRNSVEHPFDSTPQWTMNHVEFAFKNTGNYLVTGDLAIIGEELGAVINIEIDFFDESDQLVTSVNTGKFEFYAELGNAEPVVISGEITDELAAKVSFVNMKVLSSKLVPYYEITSDCYNPCKENLLNESIKEFKKSK, from the coding sequence ATGAAAGTAAAAATACTCTGTCTAGCGACATTTCTGTTCGCTGGCATTACCTGTTACGCACAGTACAAGGACAACGGGATCAATTTGGCATCTATTTGTACACCTCCCAATTGTATCTACTCAGCACTCAGAAACAGTGTTGAGCATCCTTTTGACTCTACTCCGCAGTGGACAATGAATCATGTAGAGTTTGCATTTAAGAATACAGGTAACTATTTGGTGACGGGCGATTTGGCCATCATAGGGGAGGAATTGGGTGCTGTTATCAACATAGAGATAGATTTCTTTGATGAGTCTGATCAACTGGTGACTTCAGTCAACACAGGCAAGTTTGAGTTTTATGCCGAGCTAGGCAATGCCGAACCGGTGGTTATTTCTGGCGAGATAACCGATGAGTTGGCGGCAAAAGTGTCTTTTGTCAATATGAAGGTACTCAGCAGTAAATTGGTGCCTTATTATGAAATAACTTCTGACTGTTACAATCCTTGCAAAGAAAATCTCCTGAATGAAAGTATAAAAGAATTTAAGAAGTCCAAATAG